Proteins from one Thermobifida alba genomic window:
- a CDS encoding glycerophosphodiester phosphodiesterase has product MFVPTEVIGHRGLGRGTVDGLLENTPESFAAAAAAGASWVEVDVRRSADDVLLAYHNAALPDGRLVVDLPAAECRAAGVATLDEVLDAVPAHVGLDVDVKTVLEDAVDAPARRTVALLAPYLRRQVRFRRLFVCSFDPSVVLAVREQAPGVATAWMPFVRNPVDQAVAGAAGLGCELVAIDARSFGLAGEPERPGRRSPEETVEAAHRAGLRVVSWCPGPADSVRLAAAGMDAVVVDDVPGTVRALAAAAPASARPAG; this is encoded by the coding sequence ATGTTCGTCCCGACCGAGGTGATCGGACACCGGGGGCTCGGCCGCGGCACGGTCGACGGCCTGCTGGAGAACACCCCCGAGTCGTTCGCCGCGGCCGCGGCGGCCGGAGCCTCCTGGGTGGAGGTCGACGTCCGGCGCAGCGCCGACGACGTGCTGCTGGCGTACCACAACGCGGCTCTGCCCGACGGGCGCCTCGTCGTGGACCTGCCCGCCGCGGAGTGCCGGGCCGCCGGGGTGGCCACCCTGGACGAGGTGCTCGACGCCGTTCCCGCGCACGTCGGTCTGGACGTGGACGTCAAGACGGTGCTGGAGGACGCCGTGGACGCGCCCGCGCGGCGCACCGTGGCGCTGCTGGCGCCGTACCTGCGGCGGCAGGTGCGGTTCCGGCGGCTCTTCGTGTGCTCCTTCGACCCCTCGGTGGTGCTGGCCGTGCGCGAGCAGGCGCCCGGCGTGGCCACCGCGTGGATGCCGTTCGTCCGCAATCCGGTGGACCAGGCGGTGGCGGGCGCGGCCGGCCTGGGCTGTGAACTGGTCGCGATCGACGCCCGCTCCTTCGGCCTGGCCGGTGAGCCGGAGCGTCCCGGCCGCCGTTCGCCGGAGGAGACGGTCGAGGCGGCGCACCGGGCCGGCCTGCGGGTGGTGTCGTGGTGCCCCGGCCCGGCGGACTCGGTCCGCCTCGCCGCGGCCGGGATGGACGCCGTCGTCGTCGACGACGTCCCGGGCACCGTGCGGGCCCTCGCCGCCGCGGCGCCGGCCTCCGCCCGGCCCGCGGGGTGA
- a CDS encoding glycosyltransferase family 2 protein: MSWPAVSVVMPVLNEERHLASAVRHVLSQDYPGELEVVLAVGPSHDRTQEVADELAASDPRVKVVPNPSGRTPSGLNAAIAASSHDIVARIDGHAMMPADYLRIAVETLEETGADNVGGIMAAEGETPWEKAVAAAMTSKIGVGNARFHTGGQSGPADTVYLGVFRRSALDRVQGYDEAFLRAQDWEMNHRIRMTGGTVWFQPRMRVSYRPRPNVRALAKQYFHYGRWRRVVARQHRGTLNLRYLAPPVALTGIVLGLVGGFFFWPAWLVPGGYLAAILVASVPLGSGLPAASRFAIPVALATMHMAWGAGFITSPPSLGADSRTARAQRQDAQTG, encoded by the coding sequence GTGAGCTGGCCTGCCGTTTCGGTTGTCATGCCCGTCCTGAACGAGGAACGCCACCTCGCCTCCGCCGTGCGCCACGTCCTGAGCCAGGACTATCCAGGCGAGCTGGAGGTCGTGCTCGCCGTGGGGCCGTCCCACGACCGGACCCAGGAGGTCGCGGACGAACTCGCCGCGTCCGACCCGCGGGTCAAGGTGGTGCCCAACCCGTCGGGCCGCACCCCCTCGGGGCTCAACGCGGCGATCGCCGCGTCCTCGCACGACATCGTCGCGCGCATCGACGGCCACGCCATGATGCCCGCCGACTACCTGCGCATCGCCGTGGAGACGCTGGAGGAGACCGGCGCCGACAACGTGGGCGGCATCATGGCCGCCGAGGGGGAGACCCCGTGGGAGAAGGCGGTGGCCGCCGCGATGACGTCGAAGATCGGCGTGGGCAACGCGCGGTTCCACACCGGCGGCCAGAGCGGCCCGGCCGACACCGTCTACCTGGGCGTGTTCCGGCGCTCCGCGCTGGACCGGGTCCAGGGCTACGACGAGGCGTTCCTGCGCGCCCAGGACTGGGAGATGAACCACCGCATCCGCATGACCGGCGGCACCGTGTGGTTCCAGCCCCGCATGCGGGTCTCCTACCGGCCCCGGCCCAACGTCCGGGCGCTGGCCAAGCAGTACTTCCACTACGGGCGGTGGCGCCGGGTGGTGGCCCGGCAGCACCGGGGCACCCTCAACCTGCGCTACCTGGCGCCCCCGGTCGCGTTGACCGGGATCGTCCTGGGACTGGTCGGCGGGTTCTTCTTCTGGCCCGCCTGGCTGGTGCCGGGCGGCTACCTGGCCGCGATCCTGGTCGCCTCGGTCCCGCTCGGCTCCGGACTGCCCGCGGCGTCCCGCTTCGCCATCCCCGTGGCGCTGGCCACCATGCACATGGCGTGGGGAGCGGGCTTCATCACCAGCCCGCCGAGTCTGGGCGCCGACTCCCGCACCGCCCGGGCACAGCGACAGGACGCCCAGACGGGCTGA
- a CDS encoding LCP family protein — translation MNEDGSDTPRPSGEVPEFRRIRSEPLPPQRESPPRRRTPDGREPAWLPSAAARRRRAALLLSGFLSMLVLLASGTAWSVTGWLSGQLQRYDVFAGLLEGDRPAAGPHGALNFLVIGSDDRSGVAPEQRSELGVGHVEGRRSDTIMLVHLDHDRDHITVVGIPRDSWVHIPGHGPHKINAAYSLGGPGLVVQTVESATGVRVDHYVEVDFTGFVEVVDALGGITVCLPEAIHDDKAHLFLEAGTHRVDGVQALAFARTRKSAHGDLDRIDRQQQVLAALLERALDSRTLSDPARFTRFLETMLGSVTVDESLDTAALNQLGAQLRSIGLDDVTFTQVPVDRIDFWTPTGEVAVTWHDQHAVELFEAIAGDRPIPSGAPPAEADFPAPEEVTVEVYNGTGIPGLGARLRSELLESGFRVPATAGNWTRQDLAETLVRYSPDRQDAAHLLLESIPNSRPEEDATLGGRVQVVAGAGHTGVAVPASAASPAHQQPVDVGGRDTVHTRTAADNVCR, via the coding sequence GTGAACGAGGACGGCAGCGACACGCCCCGCCCCTCGGGCGAGGTTCCGGAGTTCCGGCGCATCCGCTCGGAACCGCTTCCGCCGCAGCGGGAGTCCCCGCCGCGACGGCGCACTCCCGACGGCCGGGAGCCCGCGTGGCTGCCCAGCGCGGCGGCCCGGCGGCGCCGCGCCGCGCTGCTGCTGTCGGGCTTCCTCTCCATGCTGGTCCTGCTGGCCTCGGGGACCGCGTGGTCGGTGACCGGGTGGCTGTCCGGCCAGTTGCAGCGCTACGACGTGTTCGCGGGCCTGCTGGAGGGCGACCGGCCCGCCGCCGGCCCGCACGGCGCGCTGAACTTCCTGGTCATCGGCTCCGACGACCGCAGCGGTGTGGCCCCCGAACAGCGTTCCGAGCTCGGCGTGGGCCACGTGGAGGGGCGGCGCTCGGACACCATCATGCTGGTCCACCTGGACCACGACCGGGACCACATCACCGTGGTGGGCATCCCCCGGGACTCCTGGGTGCACATCCCCGGCCACGGACCGCACAAGATCAACGCCGCCTACTCCCTGGGCGGTCCGGGCCTGGTCGTGCAGACGGTGGAGTCGGCCACGGGCGTGCGCGTCGACCACTACGTGGAGGTCGACTTCACCGGCTTCGTCGAGGTGGTGGACGCGCTCGGCGGGATCACCGTGTGCCTTCCCGAGGCCATCCACGACGACAAGGCCCACCTGTTCCTGGAGGCGGGCACCCACCGGGTCGACGGCGTCCAGGCACTGGCCTTCGCCCGCACCCGCAAGAGCGCCCACGGCGACCTGGACCGCATCGACCGGCAGCAGCAGGTGCTGGCCGCGCTGCTGGAGCGGGCGCTCGACTCGCGGACCCTGAGCGATCCGGCCCGGTTCACCCGGTTCCTGGAGACCATGCTCGGTTCGGTCACGGTCGACGAGTCGCTGGACACCGCCGCCCTCAACCAGCTCGGCGCGCAACTGCGCTCCATCGGTCTGGACGACGTGACGTTCACCCAGGTTCCGGTGGACCGGATCGACTTCTGGACGCCGACCGGCGAGGTCGCGGTCACCTGGCACGATCAGCACGCCGTGGAGCTGTTCGAGGCGATCGCGGGGGACCGGCCGATCCCCTCCGGGGCTCCCCCGGCCGAGGCGGACTTCCCCGCCCCCGAGGAGGTGACGGTGGAGGTCTACAACGGCACCGGGATCCCCGGGCTGGGGGCGCGGCTGCGCTCGGAACTGCTGGAGTCGGGTTTCCGGGTTCCCGCGACGGCCGGGAACTGGACGCGTCAGGACCTCGCCGAGACACTGGTCCGCTACTCGCCCGACCGCCAGGACGCGGCGCACCTGCTGCTGGAGAGCATCCCGAACTCGCGGCCGGAGGAGGACGCGACGCTGGGCGGCCGCGTCCAGGTCGTCGCGGGGGCGGGCCACACGGGTGTGGCCGTCCCCGCGTCCGCGGCCTCCCCGGCCCACCAGCAGCCCGTGGACGTGGGCGGCCGGGACACGGTGCACACCCGCACCGCGGCGGACAACGTCTGCCGGTGA